Proteins encoded in a region of the Flavobacterium sp. MDT1-60 genome:
- a CDS encoding ATP-dependent helicase — MQKYIDQLNEAQREPVLKKDGPMIIIAGAGSGKTRVLTIRIAYLMAQGVDAFNILSLTFTNKAAREMKHRISDIVGATEAKNLWMGTFHSIFARILRSESDHLGYPSNFTIYDSQDSARLISSIIKEMQLDRDIYKPKQILGRISSYKNSLITVKAYFNNPELVEADAMAKRPRLGEIYQQYVERCFKAGAMDFDDLLLKTNELLTRFPEVLAKYQNRFRYILVDEYQDTNHSQYLIVRALSDKFQNICVVGDDAQSIYAFRGANINNILNFQKDYEGVVMFRLEQNYRSTRNIVEAANTVMEHNKTKLDKVVWTANDFGAKIKVHRSLTDAEEGRFVASTIFEQKMQNQLHNGAFAILYRTNAQSRAMEDALRKRDIPYRIYGGLSFYQRKEIKDVLCYLRLIINPKDEEALVRVINYPARGIGDTTVEKLTIAANHYKRSIWEVMVNIDKIDLKLNTGTKNKLNDFVTMIQSFQVINENQDAFYITDHVAKKTGLVQELKKDATPEGMAKIQNIEELLNGIKDFTEGQREIDGARGALSEFMEDVALATDLDKDTSDEDRVALMTIHLAKGLEFPHVFVVGMEEDLFPSAMSMSTRSELEEERRLFYVALTRAEHQAYLTYAQSRYRWGKLTDSEPSRFIEEIDAQYLEYLTPAESNYRYKPMIDGDIFGDVDKSKLRLAKPVGGTPPKYITDNEPKPDLNIRKLKPVAGNAPSASNANLFDSKLTIGNVVMHERFGKGEVVNLEGFGPDKKAEIKFEVGGIKKLLLRFAKLDVIG, encoded by the coding sequence ATGCAAAAATATATTGACCAGCTCAACGAAGCACAACGAGAACCCGTTTTAAAGAAAGATGGGCCAATGATTATTATTGCTGGTGCAGGATCTGGAAAAACCCGTGTTTTAACTATTAGAATCGCTTATTTGATGGCGCAGGGTGTTGATGCATTCAACATTTTATCGCTTACTTTTACGAATAAAGCAGCCCGTGAAATGAAACACAGGATTTCGGATATTGTAGGAGCAACAGAGGCTAAAAACCTATGGATGGGAACTTTTCACTCGATTTTTGCCCGTATTCTACGTTCGGAGTCAGATCATTTGGGGTACCCTTCTAATTTTACAATTTACGATTCACAAGATTCGGCAAGACTTATTTCTTCTATTATTAAAGAAATGCAGCTGGATCGAGATATTTATAAACCAAAGCAGATTTTGGGCCGAATTTCAAGTTATAAAAACAGCTTAATTACTGTAAAAGCCTATTTTAATAATCCGGAATTGGTGGAAGCCGATGCAATGGCAAAAAGACCAAGATTAGGAGAAATATATCAACAATATGTAGAGCGTTGCTTTAAAGCTGGTGCCATGGATTTTGATGATTTATTATTGAAAACCAATGAGTTGTTGACTCGTTTTCCGGAAGTTTTAGCGAAATACCAGAACCGTTTCCGTTATATTTTGGTTGATGAGTACCAGGATACAAATCACTCTCAATATTTGATTGTTAGGGCTTTATCAGATAAATTTCAGAATATTTGTGTAGTTGGAGATGATGCGCAGAGTATTTATGCTTTTCGTGGCGCGAATATTAATAATATTCTGAATTTTCAGAAAGATTATGAAGGTGTTGTAATGTTTCGTTTGGAGCAAAATTACCGTTCGACCCGAAATATTGTTGAAGCAGCAAACACTGTAATGGAGCATAATAAAACCAAACTGGATAAAGTAGTTTGGACGGCGAATGATTTTGGAGCAAAAATTAAGGTTCATCGTAGTTTGACGGATGCAGAAGAAGGACGTTTTGTGGCCAGTACCATTTTTGAACAAAAAATGCAAAATCAACTTCATAACGGAGCTTTTGCAATTTTATATCGTACTAATGCTCAGTCTCGTGCAATGGAAGATGCATTGAGAAAACGTGATATTCCGTATCGAATTTATGGTGGATTGTCTTTCTATCAACGTAAAGAAATCAAAGATGTTTTGTGTTATCTGCGTTTGATAATTAATCCAAAAGATGAAGAGGCTTTGGTTCGTGTGATTAATTATCCGGCTCGTGGAATAGGAGATACAACTGTTGAAAAGCTTACGATTGCTGCGAATCATTACAAACGTTCGATTTGGGAAGTAATGGTAAATATCGATAAGATCGATTTGAAACTGAATACCGGAACAAAGAATAAACTGAATGATTTTGTGACGATGATTCAGAGTTTTCAGGTAATCAATGAAAATCAGGATGCTTTTTATATTACAGACCATGTTGCCAAAAAAACAGGCTTGGTTCAGGAGTTGAAAAAAGATGCTACACCGGAAGGAATGGCAAAAATTCAGAACATCGAAGAACTTTTAAACGGTATAAAAGATTTTACTGAAGGACAAAGAGAAATTGATGGCGCAAGAGGAGCACTTTCTGAATTTATGGAAGATGTTGCACTTGCAACTGATTTAGATAAAGATACGAGTGATGAAGATCGTGTAGCTTTGATGACCATTCACTTGGCAAAAGGACTTGAATTTCCCCATGTTTTTGTGGTAGGAATGGAGGAAGATTTGTTTCCGAGTGCTATGAGTATGAGTACCAGAAGTGAATTAGAAGAAGAACGTCGTTTATTTTACGTAGCTTTAACTCGTGCAGAACATCAGGCGTATTTGACTTATGCGCAATCGCGTTACCGTTGGGGAAAACTGACAGATAGTGAGCCATCTCGTTTTATTGAAGAAATTGATGCGCAATATTTAGAATATTTAACGCCTGCAGAAAGTAATTACCGATATAAACCAATGATTGATGGTGATATTTTTGGGGATGTTGATAAATCTAAATTACGACTGGCAAAACCAGTAGGAGGAACTCCACCAAAATATATTACCGATAACGAGCCAAAACCGGATTTAAATATTCGTAAACTAAAACCTGTTGCAGGCAATGCACCAAGTGCTTCAAATGCGAATTTATTTGATAGTAAACTAACTATTGGAAATGTGGTAATGCACGAACGTTTTGGAAAAGGTGAAGTAGTTAATTTAGAAGGTTTTGGCCCTGATAAAAAAGCTGAAATAAAATTTGAAGTAGGAGGAATTAAAAAGTTGTTGTTGAGATTCGCTAAATTGGATGTTATCGGTTAA
- a CDS encoding L-threonylcarbamoyladenylate synthase produces MAEFIKIYPDKPNEAAIAKVVKVLQNGGLVIYPTDTVYGLGCDITNSRALEKIAKIKGVKLEKANFSFICHDLSNLSDYVRQIDTATFKILKRALPGPYTFILPGNNNLPKEFKKKTTVGIRVPDNNIVLEIVRQLGNPIVSTSIRDEDDVIEYTTDPELIFEKWQNLVDMVIDGGYGDNVGSTIIDLSEHEPVIVREGKGDIDIL; encoded by the coding sequence ATGGCCGAATTTATAAAAATATATCCTGATAAACCAAATGAAGCAGCAATTGCAAAAGTGGTGAAGGTTTTGCAAAATGGTGGTTTAGTAATTTATCCAACTGATACTGTTTATGGTTTAGGTTGTGATATTACCAATTCACGTGCTTTAGAAAAAATTGCCAAAATTAAAGGAGTAAAATTAGAAAAAGCAAACTTCTCTTTTATTTGTCATGATTTGAGCAATTTATCAGATTATGTAAGACAAATTGATACTGCAACTTTTAAAATTTTGAAAAGAGCATTACCTGGTCCTTATACTTTTATTTTACCAGGAAATAATAATTTACCAAAAGAATTTAAAAAGAAAACAACTGTCGGAATTCGTGTTCCGGATAATAACATTGTTCTTGAAATTGTGCGTCAATTAGGAAATCCGATAGTTTCAACCTCTATTCGTGATGAAGATGATGTTATTGAATATACAACAGATCCAGAATTGATTTTTGAGAAATGGCAGAACCTTGTTGATATGGTAATTGATGGCGGTTATGGTGACAATGTAGGGTCGACAATTATTGATTTATCTGAACATGAGCCGGTAATTGTAAGGGAAGGAAAAGGAGATATTGATATTTTGTAA